GAAAAGATGAAAAAACTCATTGGCTTGGAGCCTGTAAATAACAAGATTGATTATGAGATTTTAGAAATATCACAATGTAATGGATACAAAAGGGAACTTATTCAATATTTTATCCATGAACGTAAAAATATTGCTTATTTACTTTTACCAGATGGCGAAGGGAAGCACCCAGGAATTCTAATAAACCATCAACACAACGGAGAAAGAAATCTTGGCAAGGGCGAAGTATGCGGTCTTGCTGGGAATCCTTTTCAATCATTTGGTTCTGTACTTGCAGAGAGGGGATTTGTTGTTATCGCACCAGATTCATTATGTTTTGAGGATAGAAGAGTTAATGCTTCAGGAATAATCGAAAATGATGAAGATGATGATTGGCAGCATTTTCTTACAATGTGTTACGGAATTCTCACAGGTCAGACTTTAGCAAAAGTAGTAATTGAAGATGCAATGGGAGCAATCAGTGTGCTAAATGGATTGGATTGCGTTGATCATAAAAAAATAGGTTGTTTAGGACATTCATATGGTGGTAATACAACAATTTTTCTTACTGCACTCGATAAAAGGATACATTATGCTTGTGCTAGCGGTAGTGCCGTAACATTTAGAAACAGAATTAAAAATAATGTTGGCATAGAAATGGCAAGTGTTATACCAAATTTTATGAAGTATTACGATATTGATGATGTGGTATGTGAGATTTGTCCAACTAAATTTCTAATTTTATCGGCAACAGAGGATAAATATTCGAAAGATGCAATAGATATCTATAAAAAGGCAGAAAAAGTATATGAAAAATATAATTTAGGACAACAGATTAGCATTAAACAATATGAAGGTGGT
The DNA window shown above is from Tissierella sp. Yu-01 and carries:
- a CDS encoding acetylxylan esterase, whose product is MGANSEKMKKLIGLEPVNNKIDYEILEISQCNGYKRELIQYFIHERKNIAYLLLPDGEGKHPGILINHQHNGERNLGKGEVCGLAGNPFQSFGSVLAERGFVVIAPDSLCFEDRRVNASGIIENDEDDDWQHFLTMCYGILTGQTLAKVVIEDAMGAISVLNGLDCVDHKKIGCLGHSYGGNTTIFLTALDKRIHYACASGSAVTFRNRIKNNVGIEMASVIPNFMKYYDIDDVVCEICPTKFLILSATEDKYSKDAIDIYKKAEKVYEKYNLGQQISIKQYEGGHELTSERFKYIVNWIIDAVK